In one Pseudomonas sp. Bout1 genomic region, the following are encoded:
- the fkpB gene encoding FKBP-type peptidyl-prolyl cis-trans isomerase, producing MAEQRIGQNTEVTLHFALRLENGDTVDSTFDKAPATFKVGDGNLLPGFEAALFGFKAGDKRNLQILPENAFGQPNPQNVQIIPRSQFQDMELSEGLLVIFNDAANTELPGVVKAFDDAQVTIDFNHPLAGKTLTFDVEIIDVKAL from the coding sequence TTGGCTGAACAACGCATCGGCCAGAACACGGAAGTCACCTTGCATTTCGCATTGCGCCTGGAGAATGGCGACACGGTCGACAGCACGTTCGACAAGGCTCCGGCGACCTTCAAGGTCGGCGACGGCAACCTGCTGCCGGGTTTTGAAGCAGCCCTGTTCGGTTTCAAGGCCGGCGACAAGCGCAACCTGCAGATCCTGCCGGAAAACGCCTTTGGCCAGCCCAACCCGCAAAATGTGCAGATCATCCCGCGTTCGCAGTTCCAGGACATGGAACTGTCGGAAGGCTTGTTGGTGATCTTCAACGATGCGGCGAATACCGAACTGCCGGGTGTGGTGAAAGCCTTTGATGACGCGCAAGTGACCATCGACTTCAACCACCCGTTGGCCGGGAAAACCTTGACCTTTGATGTTGAAATCATCGACGTTAAAGCGCTGTAA
- the lspA gene encoding signal peptidase II, producing MPEASRFGRLGLLVLSVLVLVIDQLSKAHFEGALQMYQQIVVIPDYFSWTLAYNTGAAFSFLADSSGWQRWLFALIAVVVSAVLVVWLKRLGRDDTWLAVALALVLGGALGNLYDRIALGHVIDFILVHWQNRWYFPAFNFADSAITVGAIMLALDMFKSKKTGETVHD from the coding sequence ATGCCTGAAGCCAGTCGTTTTGGACGCCTGGGCTTGCTCGTGTTGAGCGTGCTGGTGCTGGTCATTGACCAACTCAGCAAAGCTCATTTCGAGGGCGCCTTGCAGATGTACCAGCAGATCGTGGTGATTCCCGACTACTTCAGCTGGACCCTGGCCTACAACACCGGCGCTGCGTTCAGCTTCCTGGCTGACAGCTCCGGCTGGCAGCGCTGGTTGTTTGCCCTGATCGCCGTGGTGGTCAGTGCCGTGCTGGTGGTGTGGCTCAAGCGCCTTGGGCGCGATGACACCTGGCTGGCGGTGGCGCTGGCCCTGGTGCTCGGTGGCGCGCTGGGTAACTTGTACGACCGCATCGCTCTGGGCCATGTGATCGACTTTATTCTGGTGCATTGGCAGAACCGCTGGTACTTCCCGGCGTTCAACTTTGCCGACAGCGCCATCACCGTCGGTGCAATCATGCTGGCGTTGGATATGTTCAAAAGTAAGAAAACCGGAGAGACCGTTCATGACTGA
- the ileS gene encoding isoleucine--tRNA ligase: MTDYKATLNLPDTAFPMKAGLPQREPQILQRWDSIGLYGKLREIGKDRPKFVLHDGPPYANGTIHIGHALNKILKDMIIRSKTLSGFDAPYVPGWDCHGLPIEHKVEVTYGKNLGADKTRELCRAYATEQIEGQKSEFIRLGVLGDWANPYKTMDFKNEAGEIRALAEIVKGGFVFKGLKPVNWCFDCGSALAEAEVEYEEKKSSTIDVAFPIADEAKLAQAFGLASLSKPAAIVIWTTTPWTIPANQALNVHPEFTYALVDVGDRLLVLAEEMVEACLARYELQGSVIATTTGTALELINFRHPFYDRLSPVYLADYVELGSGTGVVHCSPAYGVDDFVICKKYGLVNDDIINPVQSNGVYVPSLEFFGGQFIFKADPAIIDKLREVGALMQTDTIKHSYMHCWRHKSPLIYRATAQWFIGMDKEPTSGATLRNRAIKAIEETKFVPAWGQARLHSMIANRPDWCISRQRNWGVPIPFFLNKESGELHPRTVELMEVVAQRVEQEGIEAWFKLDAAELLGDDAPLYDKISDTLDVWFDSGTTHWHVLRGSHPMGHETGPRADLYLEGSDQHRGWFHSSLLTGCAIDNHAPYRELLTHGFTVDETGRKMSKSLKNVIEPKKINDTLGADIMRLWVASTDYSGEIAVSDQILARSADAYRRIRNTARFMLSNLTGFNPATDILPAEEMLALDRWAVDRTLLLQRELQEHYGEYRFWNVYSKIHNFCVQELGGFYLDIIKDRQYTTGANSKARRSAQTALYHISEALVRWIAPILAFTADELWEYLPGERNESVMLNTWYEGLTELPADFELGREYWEGVMAVKVAVNKELEVQRAAKAVGGNLQAEVTLFAEEGLTADLAKLSNELRFVLITSTASLAPFAQAPADAVATEVPGLKLKVVKSAFAKCARCWHCREDVGVNPEHPEICGRCVDNITGAGEVRHYA; the protein is encoded by the coding sequence ATGACCGACTATAAAGCCACGCTAAACCTTCCGGACACCGCCTTCCCAATGAAGGCCGGCCTGCCACAGCGCGAACCGCAGATCCTGCAGCGCTGGGACAGTATTGGCCTGTACGGAAAGTTGCGCGAGATTGGCAAGGATCGTCCGAAATTCGTCCTGCACGACGGCCCTCCTTATGCCAACGGCACGATTCACATCGGTCATGCGCTGAACAAGATTCTGAAGGACATGATCATCCGCTCGAAAACCCTTTCGGGTTTTGACGCGCCGTATGTTCCGGGCTGGGACTGCCATGGCCTGCCGATCGAACACAAGGTCGAAGTGACCTACGGCAAGAACCTGGGCGCCGATAAAACCCGCGAACTGTGCCGTGCCTACGCCACCGAGCAGATCGAAGGGCAGAAGTCCGAATTCATCCGCCTGGGTGTGTTGGGCGACTGGGCCAACCCTTACAAGACCATGGACTTCAAGAACGAGGCCGGTGAAATCCGCGCCTTGGCCGAAATCGTCAAAGGCGGCTTCGTGTTCAAGGGTCTCAAGCCCGTGAACTGGTGTTTTGACTGCGGCTCGGCCCTGGCTGAAGCGGAAGTCGAATACGAAGAGAAAAAGTCCTCGACCATCGACGTGGCCTTCCCGATCGCCGACGAGGCCAAGCTGGCCCAGGCGTTTGGCCTGGCAAGCCTGAGCAAACCGGCCGCCATCGTGATCTGGACCACCACCCCGTGGACCATCCCGGCCAACCAGGCGTTGAACGTGCACCCGGAATTCACCTACGCCCTGGTGGACGTCGGTGACCGCCTGCTCGTGCTCGCTGAAGAAATGGTCGAAGCCTGCCTGGCGCGCTACGAGCTGCAAGGCTCGGTGATCGCCACCACGACCGGCACCGCGCTGGAGCTGATCAACTTCCGTCACCCGTTCTATGACCGTCTGTCGCCGGTGTACCTGGCTGACTACGTTGAGCTGGGTTCGGGCACCGGTGTGGTTCACTGCTCGCCTGCCTACGGCGTGGACGACTTTGTCATCTGCAAGAAGTACGGCCTGGTTAACGATGACATCATCAACCCGGTGCAGAGCAACGGCGTTTATGTGCCGTCGCTGGAGTTTTTTGGCGGCCAGTTCATCTTCAAGGCTGACCCGGCGATCATCGACAAGCTGCGTGAAGTCGGTGCACTGATGCAAACCGACACCATCAAGCACAGCTACATGCACTGCTGGCGTCACAAGTCCCCGCTGATCTACCGCGCCACCGCGCAGTGGTTTATCGGCATGGACAAAGAGCCGACCAGTGGCGCGACCCTGCGTAACCGCGCGATCAAAGCCATCGAAGAGACCAAGTTCGTCCCGGCCTGGGGCCAGGCGCGCCTGCACTCGATGATCGCCAACCGCCCGGACTGGTGCATCTCCCGGCAGCGCAACTGGGGCGTGCCGATCCCGTTTTTCCTGAACAAGGAAAGCGGCGAGCTGCACCCACGTACCGTCGAACTGATGGAAGTGGTTGCCCAGCGTGTTGAACAAGAAGGTATCGAAGCCTGGTTCAAGCTGGACGCCGCCGAGCTGCTGGGCGACGACGCGCCGCTGTACGACAAGATCAGCGACACCCTCGACGTGTGGTTCGACTCGGGCACCACCCATTGGCATGTGCTGCGTGGCTCGCACCCGATGGGTCACGAGACCGGTCCGCGTGCCGACCTGTACCTGGAAGGCTCCGACCAACACCGTGGCTGGTTCCACTCGTCGCTGCTGACAGGTTGCGCCATCGACAACCACGCGCCGTACCGCGAATTGCTGACCCACGGCTTCACCGTCGACGAGACGGGCCGCAAGATGTCCAAGTCGCTGAAAAACGTAATCGAGCCGAAAAAGATCAACGACACCTTGGGCGCCGACATCATGCGCCTGTGGGTAGCCTCGACCGATTACTCGGGCGAAATCGCCGTGTCGGACCAGATTCTGGCCCGCAGCGCCGATGCCTACCGTCGTATCCGTAATACCGCACGCTTCATGCTGTCGAACCTGACCGGTTTCAACCCGGCCACCGACATCCTGCCGGCTGAGGAAATGCTCGCCCTGGACCGTTGGGCCGTGGACCGTACCCTGTTGCTGCAGCGCGAGTTGCAAGAGCACTACGGCGAATACCGCTTCTGGAATGTCTACTCCAAGATCCACAACTTCTGCGTGCAGGAGCTGGGTGGTTTCTACCTCGACATCATCAAGGACCGCCAGTACACCACCGGCGCCAACAGCAAGGCCCGCCGTTCGGCGCAGACCGCGCTGTACCACATCTCTGAAGCGCTGGTGCGCTGGATCGCACCGATCCTGGCCTTCACTGCCGACGAACTGTGGGAATACCTGCCGGGCGAGCGTAACGAGTCCGTGATGCTCAACACCTGGTACGAAGGCCTGACCGAACTGCCGGCCGACTTTGAACTGGGCCGTGAGTACTGGGAAGGCGTGATGGCGGTCAAGGTTGCCGTGAACAAAGAGCTGGAAGTGCAGCGTGCGGCCAAGGCCGTGGGCGGTAACTTGCAGGCTGAAGTCACACTGTTTGCCGAGGAAGGCCTGACGGCCGACCTGGCCAAGTTGAGCAATGAACTGCGCTTCGTGCTGATCACCTCCACCGCCAGCCTGGCACCGTTTGCCCAGGCCCCTGCGGATGCCGTGGCCACCGAAGTACCGGGTCTCAAGCTCAAAGTGGTCAAGTCGGCCTTCGCCAAGTGCGCCCGTTGCTGGCACTGCCGTGAAGATGTCGGTGTGAACCCTGAGCACCCGGAAATTTGCGGTCGTTGCGTCGACAACATCACCGGCGCTGGCGAGGTTCGTCACTATGCCTGA
- the ribF gene encoding bifunctional riboflavin kinase/FAD synthetase → MQLVRGLHNLRPQHRGCVATIGNFDGVHRGHQAILARLRERAVELGVPSCVVIFEPQPREFFTPETAPARLARLRDKLQLLAEEGVDRVLCLAFNQRLRSLSAAEFVDRILVDGLGVQHLEVGDDFRFGCDRVGDFDFLQQAGVTQGFTVEAAQTVELDGLRVSSTQVRNALAAADFALAERLLGRPFRIAGRVLHGQKLARQLGTPTANVQLKRRRVPLTGVYLVSVDIDGQSWPGVANIGVRPTVAGDGKAHLEVHLLDFAGDLYDRRLTVAFHQKLREEQRFASLEALKTAINADVAAARALAAPSAHR, encoded by the coding sequence ATGCAGCTGGTTCGAGGTCTCCACAACCTGCGCCCCCAGCATCGGGGCTGCGTCGCCACTATTGGCAACTTTGACGGTGTTCACCGTGGCCACCAGGCTATCCTGGCCCGCCTGCGTGAGCGTGCGGTTGAGTTGGGCGTGCCCAGCTGCGTGGTGATTTTTGAACCACAGCCGCGTGAGTTCTTTACCCCGGAGACGGCGCCGGCGCGTCTGGCCCGCCTGCGGGACAAGCTGCAATTGCTGGCTGAAGAAGGCGTCGACCGTGTGCTCTGCCTGGCTTTCAACCAGCGTTTGCGCAGCCTGAGTGCCGCCGAGTTCGTCGACCGTATCCTGGTGGATGGCCTGGGCGTGCAGCACCTGGAGGTCGGCGACGACTTCCGTTTCGGTTGCGACCGGGTAGGCGATTTCGATTTCCTGCAACAGGCCGGCGTCACCCAGGGCTTTACCGTCGAAGCCGCGCAAACCGTCGAACTGGACGGCCTGCGCGTGAGCAGTACCCAGGTACGTAACGCCCTGGCCGCTGCCGACTTCGCCTTGGCCGAGCGCTTGCTCGGCCGCCCGTTCCGGATTGCCGGGCGGGTCCTGCACGGCCAGAAGCTGGCGCGCCAACTGGGCACGCCAACCGCCAACGTGCAACTCAAGCGCCGTCGCGTGCCACTGACCGGGGTTTACCTGGTGAGTGTCGACATCGACGGCCAATCGTGGCCCGGAGTCGCCAACATAGGCGTCAGGCCCACGGTTGCAGGTGATGGCAAGGCCCACCTGGAAGTTCACCTTTTGGATTTTGCCGGTGATTTGTATGACCGGCGTTTGACGGTGGCTTTCCACCAAAAGCTGCGTGAAGAGCAGCGTTTCGCCTCCCTGGAGGCGTTGAAAACGGCGATCAATGCGGATGTCGCCGCCGCCCGTGCACTAGCCGCACCTAGCGCCCATCGCTAA